The nucleotide sequence TTCCACGTGGAACCTTGCTGGGCATGATAGACCTGGGCAATGACACGGTGCTGTACTACGTGGTGCTGGCCATCTTCATCGCTGGCTTCGCCCTGATCGTGCGCACCATCCACTCGCCGTTCGGCCAAGTGCTCAAGGCCATCAAGGAAAACGAACCGCGCGCCATCTCGCTGGGCTACGACGTCAACAAGTACAAGCTGATGGCCATCGTGCTGTCCGCTTCGCTGGCCGCCCTGGCCGGCGCCACCAAGACCCTGGTGTTGGGCTTTGAAACCTTGACCGATGTGTACTGGGGCATGTCTGGCCTGGTCGTGTTGATGACACTGGTGGGCGGCATGGGCACGATGGCGGGCCCCATCCTCGGCGCCGTGCTGATCATCGCCCTGGAAAACAAGCTGGGCGATGTCGGTACCTATCTGGCCACGCACACGGGCATCGAATGGTTCGGCACCCTGGGCGAATCGGTGGGCATGGTCACTGGCGTGATTTTCGTCATCTGCGTGCTGCTGTTCCGGCGCGGCATCGTCGGCGAAGCCATCGCGCGCTTCGGCGGCAGGGCCGCCAAGGCCGCTGTCTGATTTTCAAGCAACGCCGGACGGATAGTCCGGCGTTTTTCATTGTGCGTCCACTGTTACCTCAACGGAGAGAACCACCATGCAAATGACGATCACGCGCACGGGGAGCGGCCTGTGTA is from Janthinobacterium sp. 61 and encodes:
- a CDS encoding branched-chain amino acid ABC transporter permease, producing MNKNVGYAIALLLALAAPFYGYPVFLMKLLCFALFACAFNLLIGYTGLLSFGHAAFFGGAGYVTGYALRTWGWPTELGLLAGVATGALLGLVIGGLAIRRQGIYFTMITLALAQMVYFLALRLPFTGGEDGLQGVPRGTLLGMIDLGNDTVLYYVVLAIFIAGFALIVRTIHSPFGQVLKAIKENEPRAISLGYDVNKYKLMAIVLSASLAALAGATKTLVLGFETLTDVYWGMSGLVVLMTLVGGMGTMAGPILGAVLIIALENKLGDVGTYLATHTGIEWFGTLGESVGMVTGVIFVICVLLFRRGIVGEAIARFGGRAAKAAV